From Amycolatopsis sp. WQ 127309:
CATCTGCATCAACGGGCCGGCGGCCTGCTTGGCCTCCTCGGGCAGCGCCTCCATCCAGGCGCCCGAGATCCGCTGGGCGACCGGGTCGCAGAGCCGCTGCCACGTGGGGAGCGTCTTCTCCACCCAGGTGCGCGGCGACCAGGCGACCGTCGACGTCGCGCCCGCGGGCAGGAACGTCACCGGGTCGAGCCACATCTCGGCTAGGTGGGCCGCGTCACGCACGGCGGCGTTCGAGTCGTCACTGCCGGAGAAACCGAGCCGGCTCTCGCCGGTGTTGCCGGCGCTGCCCAGGTTCTGCAGGGCGATCTGCTTGGCGAGATCGTAGTTCACCGGCCCGCTGGAAGTACCGGCCTGACTGAGCATCTGGCCCAGTTGGCTCAGCATCTGACCGAGCTGGTTGAAGGCCTCGGCGCCGGACTGCTGCCCGCCCTCCGAGGGGTCGTTCTCACCTCGTTTGTCGGGATCGGAAGGTCCGAAGCCGAACGGGGGTTTGCTCATGGGTCCACCGTACGCGGGTCGGGCGCCCCGGAGCGCGTCAACCGGACCCATGTGCGTGGCCTTCACCGAGAAGCGAACACGGTCACCGTACGCTGTCGGGCGTGACCAAGTCCTCCGAGGAGAGCACCGAGACCGCCCCCGCGCCCACCCCGCCGGAAACTCCGCCGGAGCGGACCGGGGAGGCCCGGCGGATGACCCGCCGGGGCTGGACGCTCGTGGTCAGCGGCTCGCTGTTCCTGGTGTTCGTGGTGCTCGGTTCGGTCGTGCCGGTGCCGTTCGTGGCGATCAGCCCGGGCCCGACCTACGACACGCTCGGTCGCGACGCGGCGGGCAACCCGGTCATCCAGGTCGCCGGTCACGACACCTTCCAGACCACCGGCGAGCTGCGGATGACGACCGTCTCCCTGCACGACGGCGTGACCCTGTTCCAGGGCCTCGGCTTCTGGGCGAGCGGCCGGTACGCGCTGGCGCCGCGCGAGGAGTACTTCAAGCCGGGCGAGACCAACGAGCAGGTCAAGCAGGAGAACATCCAGCAGCTGCAGGACTCGCAGACCAACGCCCAGGTCGCAGCGCTGCGCAAGCTCGGCTACCCGGTCAAGGTGCTGGCGAAGGAGATCGTCTCCGGCAGCCCCGCGGACCACGTGCTGGCCCCCGGCGACAAGCTGATCACCGTCAACAACAAGAAGATCGTCGAGGCCGCGGACGTGCGGGCCGCGCTGGCCGGCACCCTGCCCGGCCAGACCGTCCAGATCACCTTCCAGTCCGACGGCCAGCCGGAGCGGACCGTGCCGCTCACCCTCGCCTCGCGCCCCGACCGCAAGGAGGGCTTCATCGGCCTCACCGCGGTCGACCGGGCCGACGCGCCGTTCAACGTGACGATCTCGCTGCAGGACGTCGGCGGCCCGTCGGCCGGGCTGATGTTCACCCTGGCGATCATCGACCGGCTCCGGCCCGGTGACCTGGCGGCCGGGCGGCACATCGCCGGCACCGGCGAGATCACCGAGACGGGTGAGGTCGACCCGATCGGCGGGATCTCCTTCAAGGTCGTCGGCGCCCGGGAGGCGGGGGCCACCGACTTCCTCGTGCCCGAGCACAACTGCGCCGAGGCGAAGACGACCGCGCCGTCCGGGCTCAACCTCATCAAGGTGTCCACACTGGACGACGCGCTCGCCCAGCTGGCCAACCTCAAGGCGGGACGGCCGACCGCGTCGTGCTGAGCGGCCGGGCACCCAGCGGCCGTCAGGGCATCAGTGTCGCCTTCAGCGCTTCGATCAGATTCGGGGCCAGGTCCGGGCTTTCGACGATCTCGTCGACGGACTCGTCGCCGTCTTCGGCCGTGCCGATCCCGCGCAGGCGCATGACGCACGAGCGCCCGCCCTCGCGCAGCACCGCGGCCACCAGCCGGGCTTCGGTCCGCTGGGGGTGGTCGGCGGCGGCGCGGCGCAGGCTGTCCGCGTCCGCCTCGGCGACGTCGGGCAGCTCCGACTCCGAGCCCGGCGGCAGCACGATGATCTCCTGCGCCAGCGCGCACCCGATGACCAGATCGGGCCAGGCGATCCGGCCCAGCGCCTCGGCGAGGTCGCCCTCGGGCAGGGCCTCCTGCGCCACCGGCGTCAGCGGGTTGGCCCGGTCCAGCTGCCCGGCCAGCTCCGGCTGCTCGTCGAGCAGGGCCGCCGTCGGCACCAGCGCGAACAGCTGGGGCGGCTGGTCCCAGCCGGCCGCGGCCATGAACTCCTCGATCTCACGGGCGAGTGCGGCGACACCGGGGACGGCCGGGTGCGGTTCGTTCATGCGCACATGGTGGCAGGCGCCCCCGCGCGACGCGGTCGCGAGTCCGGTTTGGGCGGGTCCCGGGAACTTCCTGCGGCATCCGTAGAGTTAGGTCATCAGGAGGCGCACGCGTCTCCGTGTAACAAGCATTCACGAAGACAGGAGCGTGCGCCGTGGCGACTCGGCCCCCGGTGAGCCTGCCGAAGCTGTCCCGGCGCAGCCGGATCCTCCTCATCATCGCCGCGGTGATCGTGCTCGCGCTGCTGCTGGGGGCCCGCCTGCTGGACACGTACGTCGACTGGCTGTGGTTCGGCGAAGTCGGCGCGCGGTCGGTGTTCACCACCCAGGTGGTCACTCGCGTCGTGCTCTTCTTCGCCGTCGGGTTGCTCGTCGGCGGGGCCCTCGCGATCAGCCTGATGATCGCCTACCGCACCCGGCCGGTGTTCGTGCCGATCTCCGGCGCCGACGACCCGCTGGCGCGCTACCGCTCCGCGATCGTCGCCCGGATCCGCCTCTTCGGCATCGGCATTCCGGTGCTCACCGGCCTCATCGCCGGGCTGTCGGCCCAAAGCGACTGGCAGGTCGTGCAGCTGTTCCTCAACGGCACCTCGTTCGGCCAGACCGACCCCGAGTTCGGCAACGACATCGGCTTCTACGCCTTCGACCTGCCGTTCTTCAACTGGCTGCTCGGCTGGCTGTTCATCACCGTCGTTATCTCCTTCTTCGGCGCGCTGATCTCGCACTACGTCTTCGGTGGCATCCGCCTCGCCGGCAAGGGCGGCCAGCTCGCCGGCCCGACCCGTGCGCAGCTCGCCATCACGGTCGGCCTCTTCGTGCTGCTGAAGGCCGCGGAGTACTTCGTCGACCGGTACAATCTGCTGTTGTCCGACCGGGGCGCGCCGCTGTTCATCGGCGCCACCTACACCGACCTGAACGCGGTCCTGCCCGCGAAGCTGATCCTGCTGTGCATCTCGGTGATCTGCGCGATCGCGTTCTTCGCCGGCGCGTTCCTGCGCAACCTGCAGCTGCCGGCCATCGCCCTCGTCCTGCTGATCCTGTCGAGCATCCTGGTCGGCGTCGCCTGGCCGGCAATCCTCGACCAGTTCTCGGTGAAGCCGAACGCGAACGAGAAGGAAGCGACGTCCATCCAGCGCAACATGGACGCCACCCGCAAGGCGTTCGGCCTGACCGACGTCCAGTACCAGCAGTACTCGGGCAAGTCCGACGCGACCGCGAGCGAGGTCAAGTCCGACACCGGGACGATGTCGAACATCCGGCTGCTCGACCCGAACGTCCTCTCCGACACCTTCACCCAGCGCGTCGGCCGCGAGAACTTCTACGGCTTCCCGGCCAAGCTCGACATCGACCGCTACACCGTCGGCGGCACCACGCAGGACTACATCGTGGCGGCCAAGGAGATCAAGACCGAGGGCCTGACCGGCAACCAGACCAGCTGGATCAACAAGCACCTCGTCTACACCCACGGCAACGGCTTCGTCGCCGCGCCGGCCAACACGATCGACCGCGCGGTCAAGGACGCCAACTCCGACGGCGGCTACCCGATCGCCACCACCAGCGACACCCAGAACCCGACCGGCGCCGGCGCCAACGGGGGCGCCCCCGGCATCGAGGTCAAGGAACC
This genomic window contains:
- a CDS encoding PDZ domain-containing protein — protein: MTKSSEESTETAPAPTPPETPPERTGEARRMTRRGWTLVVSGSLFLVFVVLGSVVPVPFVAISPGPTYDTLGRDAAGNPVIQVAGHDTFQTTGELRMTTVSLHDGVTLFQGLGFWASGRYALAPREEYFKPGETNEQVKQENIQQLQDSQTNAQVAALRKLGYPVKVLAKEIVSGSPADHVLAPGDKLITVNNKKIVEAADVRAALAGTLPGQTVQITFQSDGQPERTVPLTLASRPDRKEGFIGLTAVDRADAPFNVTISLQDVGGPSAGLMFTLAIIDRLRPGDLAAGRHIAGTGEITETGEVDPIGGISFKVVGAREAGATDFLVPEHNCAEAKTTAPSGLNLIKVSTLDDALAQLANLKAGRPTASC
- a CDS encoding PPA1309 family protein: MNEPHPAVPGVAALAREIEEFMAAAGWDQPPQLFALVPTAALLDEQPELAGQLDRANPLTPVAQEALPEGDLAEALGRIAWPDLVIGCALAQEIIVLPPGSESELPDVAEADADSLRRAAADHPQRTEARLVAAVLREGGRSCVMRLRGIGTAEDGDESVDEIVESPDLAPNLIEALKATLMP